From Argopecten irradians isolate NY chromosome 3, Ai_NY, whole genome shotgun sequence:
ttttaatcaaattttgatGCACATTAAATACATTTAAGTTTTTTTATGTTGACGCTTACAATTTATAATTTTCCTTTTAGATAATATCGATTTCATTCTGTCGCTATTTTTATCCCCCGTTTCGGAGCGGGGGATATTAATTGgggtttgtctgtctgtccgtccgtctgtctgtctgtctgtctgtctgtctgtctgtaacacttcgtctccgtgcaataactgtaacaaatgtaaaccgattttcttaaaACTTGGTGACAAGTTTAATGCCTTATGGgatcggccaagttcgatcgcgactgtcgatggactttatttagcggagttatggccctttgaattactaaaaacgtcattttctgccatttccgtgcaattagtgtaacaaatgtaaaccgattttctccaaacttagtaacaaggttaaatgccttaaggactcggcCAACTTCCATCGCGACTTTTAACGCACGTAATTCAGCGAAATAATGGCCCTTTgcgtaaataaaaaaattcagtttctgccacttccgtacaataactgtaataaatattaaccgattttcttcaaacttggtaccaaggttgaatgccttaagtgcctagccaggttcgatcaactctttcagcagatgttatttatcagagttatggccctttaatttactacaaatgtcctTTTTTATTAGGATTAAAAGTACTGACAAAAGGAATTATATTGCTTTTGGATTCCACTTTATTCGGTTTCATTAAATGAATAGGTCCTTCTTTCTTTTCGCTTTCAACTCCGTAATCTCTTGTGGATAATGCTGTTTGCGCGGATAAAGAAATAAGTTATCTAAGCGTTTAgctaaaatagttttatcacTTACGATTATGATTAGACGGGACGCTAAATTAAAGGGAATATTTAGCTTAACATGCCTTGcatgatttgaataaaaataaagataattatgCGAATCTGTCGGCTTACAGTATAAGTCAGTAGTGATTTCACCATTTTTAATATgtacagatatacatgtatccaaAAAGGGAAGTTTTACTGTACTTGAATCcattgtatactgtatatcaggATGTAGCTTATTAAGTTTGCCAGATTATAAAACAATCATCCAAAAACCTGATGAAATTCCTCCTTAAATACTCAGCTTGCATATTGTCTATTTTCCCGATGTTTCTGTAAAGCATAAAgcatacttatatatatatatatattgtccacacggttggaattacttccttgtcccatatatatatatatatatatagaaacattAAACATCCCCTGAAGAGCAGCAGTAGCTGCTAAAGCGCTAGGGATTgcatatttgttttgatttttgttttttcataatatatatagcaGTCTACAGTAtgaaaattcattaaaagtATCTAATGATTATCTAACTCGAACAAGTGCttaggatttaaaaaaaaaaacaattattttatcatttcagtAGAAGGACATACCATGCCTCAAATTACCCAGATTGCTGCTCGCGTAGTAGACACTGGGGATGTCTACAACACCTACGTCATACCGACTATACCAATCGGAGAAGTAGCTTCAAAGTTGACTGGAATATCTATCAACAGCAGTGGTGAGCTAATCGCTAATGGATACAAGAAGGATGCACTTTCTATAGCTGATGGTCTACAGAACTTCTGTGACTTTCTTGAAAAGTACCAAAATCCCGTACTAATTGCCCATTACGGTCTGCGTTTTGACTTTCCTGTGATTGTTAACGCAGCCAAAAACGTCAATAAATTAGATCAGCTTTTGTCATGTACCTTTGGTTGTATTGACTCCATCCGGGTATTTCGTGAAGCATTTCCGGGTCAGTTGAATTACAAGCAGATAAATCTAGCCAAATCTCTTTTAGGAGAAGATTATAGTTATGGGGCACATGACGCCTGTGAGGACGTAAAAGCTTTGTCCGATTTACTACGGAAGAAGGAGGTGACGAGGAACATTTTGTTAGCGCACAGTTTTTCTTTCCTTGATGTGTGTAGAGCATTAATGTTTAAGCACGAGAAGTCGAAAAATATTCACTCCTTGAAAGTTTTAGTTTCAAATGGAATATTTAAACTACCAACTGTTGAAAATGTGGCTGGATCTGGATTGACACTTCAACATCTGATAACCATTTATAAGAGAAATGGTGAGGATGGACTCAGGTCaacatttacacaaaaaaatgttGCTGATCAACCCAGGGTCACCCGTTCAAATAAAGTGTTGGATGAGTCATTGCCCAAACTTGTTGAATTCATTGAAATGAGTCTTTCTTCTACTGTCTAGATAGGAAAATGACCAATACCATATCATTgaacttcaaaaaaaaaaaaaaaaatcctcttaTTATTTGAATCACAATAATGATGATACTAAGCTTTACTCTCTTTTTCCAGTTGTATTGGGTGCGCCT
This genomic window contains:
- the LOC138317879 gene encoding uncharacterized protein gives rise to the protein MMHAAISQKRKLQLKQQRKLPSSKLRRLQLNESLEGDTYPSSLEENVDIEHIPEAVPKGKFKKLDPNGRHLTNITFDLETTGLIEGHTMPQITQIAARVVDTGDVYNTYVIPTIPIGEVASKLTGISINSSGELIANGYKKDALSIADGLQNFCDFLEKYQNPVLIAHYGLRFDFPVIVNAAKNVNKLDQLLSCTFGCIDSIRVFREAFPGQLNYKQINLAKSLLGEDYSYGAHDACEDVKALSDLLRKKEVTRNILLAHSFSFLDVCRALMFKHEKSKNIHSLKVLVSNGIFKLPTVENVAGSGLTLQHLITIYKRNGEDGLRSTFTQKNVADQPRVTRSNKVLDESLPKLVEFIEMSLSSTV